A single genomic interval of Alteromonas sp. BL110 harbors:
- a CDS encoding glycine cleavage system protein R, whose translation MQSLVISIMGKDKPGLVDALAKCVYKHEGNWQGSSFAHMAGMFTGFVEVHVADENKQELIDSLDAIKDLSVQSVAVASNKNNNTTKLTVDVMGNDKAGIVQELTSVLNQFNLNILTFASHCESAPNWGSLIFKAKAEIAVTEDFDDGALQDALESLANDLVVDITATR comes from the coding sequence ATGCAATCATTGGTTATCAGCATCATGGGTAAAGATAAGCCTGGTTTGGTAGACGCACTCGCTAAGTGTGTTTACAAGCATGAAGGCAACTGGCAAGGGTCGAGTTTTGCGCATATGGCGGGTATGTTCACCGGATTCGTAGAAGTACATGTTGCCGATGAAAATAAGCAAGAATTAATAGATTCGCTAGATGCTATTAAAGACTTGTCTGTTCAATCTGTTGCTGTTGCGAGCAATAAGAACAACAACACAACTAAGCTAACCGTTGATGTTATGGGTAATGACAAAGCAGGTATTGTGCAGGAACTAACGTCTGTTCTTAATCAGTTCAATTTGAATATTCTCACTTTTGCTTCCCATTGTGAAAGCGCACCTAACTGGGGCAGCCTTATTTTCAAAGCAAAAGCTGAAATTGCGGTAACGGAAGACTTCGACGATGGCGCATTGCAAGATGCGCTAGAGTCGTTAGCAAACGACTTAGTCGTAGATATTACCGCAACACGATAA
- the ppk1 gene encoding polyphosphate kinase 1 has translation MDNDVLYYPKELSWLSFNERVLQEAADKNNPAIERIRFLGIYSNNLDEFYRVRAADVKRLITIAQNDGNEEEAERLTELMAQIQKKVVQLSEKFDQIHKDVVKTLARYNIHILRKDDLDDYQKQWVRNYFINKALRHIAPILIDKKTDLLSRLNGNSVYLYVALRRKERNPKFAVIQVPTTEMSRFMLIPPQKSRKKKSIVMLDDMIQLCIEDIFRGFVKFDEIEAFSFKMTRDAEYSINEEIDESFVEKMSESMKQRLIAEPVRVIYDTDMPEDMQTDLRKRLKITKLDTMHAAGHYRNFKDFIGFPNVGRDYLEHAPLPAIDSKAFSKHNTVFDAITARDILLYYPYHRFLHFTEFVRQAAFDPNVKTIRINIYRVASNSRIINSLIDAVDNGKKVTVVVELRARFDEEANIEWSKRMTDAGIRVVLGVPTLKIHSKLCIVTREERGSLVNYAHFGTGNFNEKTAKIYTDYSLFTRNQELANEGVGVFDLIQYPYRRYKFQHLQISPLNARTKIQSLIRQEIQHLNQGQEAQITFKINNLVDKELIDDLYRASQAGVKIRGIVRGMCSLNPGIKGTSENIEIISIVDRFLEHPRVMIFEGGGERKVYISSADWMTRNMDNRIEVGCPVYDKGLQQRIVDIMELQFKDTLKARVIDKDQSNKYVARGNRKKLRSQIEIYDYLKKLEDTL, from the coding sequence ATGGATAACGACGTTTTATATTATCCCAAAGAGCTAAGCTGGCTATCGTTTAACGAACGTGTATTGCAAGAAGCCGCGGATAAAAACAACCCTGCGATAGAACGCATTCGCTTTCTTGGTATTTACTCTAATAACCTTGATGAATTTTATCGGGTACGCGCGGCAGACGTTAAACGCCTTATTACTATTGCGCAAAACGATGGTAACGAAGAAGAAGCAGAGCGCCTTACCGAACTCATGGCGCAGATACAAAAAAAAGTGGTACAGCTTTCTGAGAAGTTTGACCAAATCCACAAGGATGTTGTCAAAACCCTTGCTCGCTACAATATTCATATCCTGCGCAAAGATGATTTAGACGACTACCAGAAACAATGGGTTCGCAATTATTTTATCAACAAAGCACTGCGCCATATTGCGCCTATCCTCATTGATAAGAAAACAGATCTGCTAAGCCGCTTAAACGGTAACTCTGTCTATTTGTATGTGGCGCTACGTAGAAAAGAGCGCAACCCCAAGTTCGCCGTTATTCAAGTTCCCACTACTGAAATGTCGCGCTTTATGCTGATCCCACCGCAAAAGAGCCGTAAGAAAAAGAGCATCGTAATGCTTGATGACATGATTCAGCTGTGCATTGAAGATATCTTCCGCGGTTTTGTAAAATTTGACGAAATTGAAGCTTTCTCATTCAAAATGACCCGCGACGCGGAGTACTCGATTAACGAAGAAATTGACGAAAGTTTCGTTGAGAAAATGTCAGAAAGTATGAAGCAGCGCCTTATTGCTGAGCCGGTACGTGTTATCTACGATACTGATATGCCAGAAGATATGCAGACAGATCTTCGCAAGCGTCTTAAAATTACCAAGCTTGATACCATGCACGCTGCTGGGCACTATCGCAACTTTAAAGATTTTATTGGTTTCCCAAATGTCGGGCGAGACTACCTAGAACATGCACCGCTTCCTGCTATCGACAGCAAGGCATTTTCAAAACACAACACAGTATTCGATGCTATCACTGCACGGGACATTCTGTTGTATTACCCGTACCACCGCTTCCTCCACTTTACTGAGTTCGTTCGTCAGGCTGCATTCGACCCTAACGTTAAAACCATACGCATTAATATTTATCGGGTGGCGAGTAATTCGCGCATAATAAACTCGTTAATTGATGCGGTAGACAACGGTAAAAAAGTAACCGTAGTCGTAGAGCTTCGCGCGCGCTTTGACGAAGAAGCAAACATCGAATGGTCTAAGCGCATGACCGATGCAGGCATACGCGTAGTACTTGGTGTGCCCACCCTGAAAATACACTCTAAACTATGTATTGTGACCCGGGAAGAACGGGGCAGTTTGGTGAACTATGCGCATTTCGGTACGGGTAACTTCAATGAAAAAACGGCAAAGATATATACTGACTACAGCTTATTCACCCGCAATCAAGAGCTTGCTAACGAAGGCGTGGGGGTATTTGACCTTATTCAATACCCTTACAGGCGCTACAAGTTCCAGCACCTGCAAATATCGCCGTTAAACGCCAGAACTAAAATTCAATCGTTAATTCGCCAAGAGATTCAGCATCTGAATCAGGGCCAAGAAGCCCAAATCACCTTTAAGATTAACAACCTTGTTGATAAAGAACTTATTGATGATTTATATCGCGCAAGCCAGGCCGGCGTTAAGATCCGCGGTATTGTACGCGGTATGTGCTCACTTAATCCTGGAATAAAAGGGACAAGCGAAAACATAGAGATCATCTCTATCGTTGATAGGTTCCTTGAACATCCTCGCGTGATGATTTTTGAAGGCGGTGGCGAAAGAAAAGTGTATATCTCATCTGCTGACTGGATGACACGAAACATGGATAACCGTATAGAAGTAGGCTGCCCGGTTTACGATAAAGGTCTTCAACAGCGCATTGTCGATATAATGGAACTACAATTTAAAGATACCCTGAAGGCTCGAGTGATTGACAAGGATCAGAGCAACAAGTACGTTGCGAGGGGTAATCGTAAAAAACTTCGCTCGCAAATAGAAATTTACGACTATTTGAAGAAGCTAGAAGACACTTTGTAG
- the ppx gene encoding exopolyphosphatase, translated as MTQHESIFNDVETREVSKVAALDIGSNSFHLVVARIVAGSVQILHRVKQKVRLAEGLNEDDILSDEAMERGLAMLKVVAESLKGFEPDSVRIVATHTLRKARNARDFISAARDILPYPIEVISGVEEARLIYSGVAHTNHADGQQLVVDIGGGSTEFVIGEGFTPLLCRSLQMGCVSYTKRFFANGELKPKAFNRAITAAQQELELIDNKYRRLGWVQCVGTSGTIRSLFTLCQQDRPNGHDIPVTLKSLRNLMKQFTNAGHIDKLSYPDLSEDRRVVIAGGLAILIAVFKALEIEGLVYSPAALREGVLYQMEDELHHADIRGRTASSLATRYDVDTSQATMVLNTTLSLFNDVEKEWKLKGRDFKSMLGWAALLHEVGMQINSRGIQKHSAYILGNVDMPGFTQEQQLLLATLVRFHRKKIRTNELPTFNLFDEPSVKYLIALLRLGVLLNIKRQEGFVPDLVVNVEKNELTITFPEGWLDEKPIISADLLRESHYWKALDLKLTVVPDISQLHPTVE; from the coding sequence ATGACCCAGCACGAATCAATTTTTAATGACGTGGAAACCCGCGAAGTCAGTAAAGTCGCAGCGCTCGATATTGGCTCCAATAGTTTCCACTTAGTGGTAGCACGTATTGTTGCTGGGTCTGTGCAAATTCTGCATAGAGTGAAACAAAAGGTTCGCTTGGCCGAAGGGCTCAACGAAGACGATATTTTGTCTGATGAGGCAATGGAGCGCGGGCTAGCTATGCTTAAAGTGGTAGCAGAAAGCCTTAAAGGCTTTGAGCCTGACTCGGTCAGAATTGTGGCTACACACACGCTGCGCAAGGCCCGTAACGCCCGAGACTTTATTAGCGCAGCAAGAGACATCCTTCCCTACCCTATTGAAGTTATTTCTGGCGTAGAAGAAGCGCGTCTTATTTACTCCGGCGTTGCCCATACTAATCACGCAGACGGTCAACAGCTGGTAGTTGATATAGGCGGTGGTTCAACGGAATTTGTTATTGGTGAAGGATTCACGCCTTTGCTCTGTCGCAGCCTTCAAATGGGTTGTGTTAGCTATACTAAACGCTTTTTCGCGAACGGAGAGCTAAAGCCTAAAGCCTTCAATCGCGCTATTACGGCTGCGCAGCAAGAACTTGAGTTGATTGACAATAAGTACCGCAGACTTGGCTGGGTCCAATGTGTTGGTACGTCAGGTACCATTCGCTCGCTGTTCACCCTGTGTCAGCAAGACAGACCAAATGGCCACGATATCCCGGTAACACTTAAAAGTTTGCGCAATTTGATGAAGCAATTCACAAACGCAGGGCATATCGATAAATTAAGTTACCCAGATTTAAGTGAAGACCGCCGCGTGGTTATCGCTGGTGGTCTCGCTATTCTCATCGCAGTCTTCAAGGCGCTAGAAATTGAAGGGTTGGTATACTCTCCCGCCGCCTTGCGAGAAGGTGTGCTCTATCAGATGGAAGATGAGTTACATCATGCCGACATTCGCGGCAGAACGGCAAGCAGCTTGGCAACCCGCTACGATGTAGACACATCACAAGCAACCATGGTGCTCAATACAACCCTTTCACTTTTCAATGATGTTGAAAAAGAATGGAAACTCAAAGGGCGCGACTTTAAAAGTATGCTTGGGTGGGCTGCTCTACTTCATGAAGTTGGCATGCAAATTAACTCTCGCGGTATTCAAAAACACAGCGCCTATATTCTTGGCAACGTGGACATGCCAGGGTTTACTCAAGAACAACAGTTACTGCTCGCTACCCTAGTACGTTTCCATAGAAAGAAAATTCGTACTAATGAACTACCTACTTTTAATTTGTTCGATGAGCCGTCGGTAAAGTATTTAATCGCGTTACTACGTTTAGGTGTACTGCTTAATATTAAACGCCAAGAGGGGTTTGTACCCGACCTTGTCGTTAATGTTGAAAAGAACGAATTGACCATCACCTTCCCAGAAGGCTGGTTAGATGAAAAACCTATAATTTCGGCAGACTTGTTAAGAGAAAGTCACTACTGGAAGGCGCTTGATCTAAAACTTACGGTTGTACCGGATATCTCGCAGTTACATCCCACTGTAGAATAA